A DNA window from Lysobacter silvisoli contains the following coding sequences:
- a CDS encoding multicopper oxidase family protein, with the protein MDRTLDTAPGAARTPVRRTALASALLILALPPAVAAQDDAPRELEQPVMARMLRSGDQAKPLLALTPAGAQPVDTREALLDLRIALTRSKIWNPKSQRYDEVELRSYQSPGTHPDTPFVAPTIVTAPGETVRIRLDNQLPKQPDCTPKDINVPHCFNSTNLHSHGLWVSPTGNSDNVLLTLKPGVAFEYEYNLPADHPSGTYWYHPHLHGSTALQVSSGMAGAMLVRGNRLPAVGRNGDLDTLLRDADGAAMPERVLLFQQVAYACRDQDNKIKVEKNAAGDTIAWVCEPGDLGGIEGYDQFGFAPGATVDTWVQSGRHTSINGDVLPTFNGLVAGRIERWRMLHAGVRDTINLQLRELRPSHPSPEGLSGAALDNWVARNCTGPVVPQFEVATDGLTRARVAEKNENVLQPGYRSDALVVFPKAGQYCVIDAAAVASASITNAAEDRQLLGIADVAAGGGAPIAQLRPYVTERLVAAAESRMPADLRAGIVAALRDGLRLDAFVPHRDIAQSELTGEQTLEFNIDTDKTPNVYMVDGHAYDPGKSRDLVLGNVEEWKLSSARGGHPFHIHVNPFQVVRVLNPKGVDVSVSGDPNDSQYAQMQGTWKDTVFVKFGYTVFVRTRYQRYIGEYVLHCHILEHEDQGMMQNVRVLVPDGEGGGIGKSHH; encoded by the coding sequence ATGGATCGCACCCTGGATACGGCTCCAGGCGCGGCACGCACGCCTGTGCGGCGCACCGCCCTCGCTTCCGCCCTGCTGATACTGGCTCTGCCGCCGGCCGTGGCCGCACAGGACGACGCCCCGCGCGAACTGGAACAGCCGGTGATGGCGCGCATGCTGCGCTCCGGCGACCAGGCCAAGCCGCTGCTGGCGCTGACCCCGGCCGGCGCGCAACCGGTGGACACGCGCGAGGCCCTGCTCGACCTGCGCATCGCCCTCACCCGTTCCAAGATCTGGAACCCCAAGAGCCAGCGCTACGACGAGGTCGAACTGCGCTCCTACCAGAGCCCGGGCACGCATCCGGACACCCCGTTCGTGGCGCCCACCATCGTCACCGCGCCGGGCGAGACCGTGCGCATCCGCCTGGACAACCAGCTGCCCAAGCAGCCCGATTGCACGCCCAAGGACATCAACGTCCCGCACTGCTTCAACTCCACCAACCTGCACTCGCACGGCCTGTGGGTCAGCCCCACCGGCAACAGCGACAACGTGCTGCTGACCCTGAAGCCCGGCGTGGCCTTCGAGTACGAGTACAACCTGCCTGCCGATCATCCCTCGGGCACCTACTGGTACCACCCGCATCTGCACGGCTCCACCGCGCTGCAGGTCTCCAGCGGCATGGCCGGAGCGATGCTGGTGCGCGGCAACCGCCTGCCCGCGGTGGGCCGCAACGGCGACCTGGACACCTTGCTGCGCGACGCCGACGGCGCGGCGATGCCCGAACGCGTGCTGCTGTTCCAGCAGGTGGCCTATGCCTGCCGCGACCAGGACAACAAGATCAAGGTCGAGAAGAACGCCGCCGGCGACACCATCGCCTGGGTCTGCGAACCCGGCGATCTGGGCGGCATCGAAGGCTACGACCAGTTCGGCTTCGCGCCCGGCGCCACCGTCGACACCTGGGTCCAGTCCGGCCGCCACACCAGCATCAACGGCGACGTGCTGCCGACCTTCAACGGCCTGGTCGCCGGCCGCATCGAGCGCTGGCGCATGCTCCACGCCGGCGTGCGCGACACCATCAACCTGCAGCTGCGCGAACTGCGCCCCAGCCACCCCAGCCCCGAGGGCCTGTCCGGCGCGGCGCTGGACAACTGGGTCGCGCGCAACTGCACCGGCCCGGTGGTGCCGCAGTTCGAAGTGGCCACCGACGGCCTGACCCGCGCGCGCGTGGCCGAGAAGAACGAGAACGTGCTGCAGCCGGGCTACCGCAGCGACGCGCTGGTGGTGTTCCCGAAGGCCGGGCAGTACTGCGTGATCGACGCGGCCGCGGTGGCCAGCGCCAGCATCACCAATGCCGCCGAGGACCGCCAGCTGCTGGGCATCGCCGATGTGGCCGCCGGCGGCGGCGCGCCGATCGCGCAGCTGCGCCCCTACGTGACCGAGCGGCTGGTCGCCGCGGCGGAAAGCCGCATGCCGGCCGACCTGCGCGCGGGCATCGTCGCCGCGCTGCGCGACGGCCTGCGCCTGGACGCCTTCGTGCCGCACCGGGACATCGCCCAGAGCGAGCTCACCGGCGAGCAGACACTGGAATTCAACATCGACACCGACAAGACGCCGAACGTGTACATGGTCGACGGCCACGCCTACGACCCGGGCAAGTCGCGCGATCTGGTGCTGGGCAACGTGGAGGAGTGGAAACTGAGCTCGGCGCGCGGCGGCCACCCCTTCCACATCCACGTCAATCCGTTCCAGGTGGTGCGCGTGCTCAACCCCAAGGGCGTGGACGTGAGCGTGAGCGGCGATCCGAACGACAGCCAGTACGCGCAGATGCAGGGCACCTGGAAGGACACGGTGTTCGTGAAATTCGGCTACACGGTGTTCGTGCGCACGCGCTACCAGCGCTACATCGGCGAGTACGTGCTGCATTGCCACATCCTGGAGCACGAGGACCAGGGCATGATGCAGAACGTACGCGTGCTGGTGCCCGACGGCGAAGGCGGCGGCATTGGCAAGAGCCACCACTGA
- a CDS encoding esterase/lipase family protein: MRGVAGLLALLLLLGGSGCAVVKVKERAYGDIAAERNLDALSGGRLSVAAASALGSAGLEPDVCAREPEPCIEQLRPLATAEEWLATSAELQLLRMNALPATVGKAAESAAFAPRRAAPEPLAVAPSAAADDPRTRAAVATARYAYAYLFATKRTPEQRVFEARQQQVLQYYNRAVEAIAQAAFTASAGQAEETPTLHVGGLVLGTALHGFEATEIRQDPVALLASDTLGFANLRAVYRRDGFGTDLVAVFPRRGARGAAAASDEDASADPDPDPDPEAEAEPTQATATATAKAASLSGERASNDVPYRDTRYLPVTVTLRFDGEGLDGMLASTRARLDVYNPFRIDQETIAGRQVPLSANYSAAYGVWLARSELARLSLTSLLRPKQARAFHPRVYLNQPYDPDKRVIVLIHGLASSPEAWVNLANELLGDETLRRRYQLWQVFYPTNIDMLSNRAAIAAALQQTFAHYDPQGDDVASRNAVLVGHSMGGVIGRLLVSDSGEHVLDAFLDGLDPALVARVRKDPTLRSLTTFRPMPQFGRAVFMAAPQRGAVVTDGWPLRLVRKLIRLPLDVLRDTAALIQRYQVSDDDLKRLGLHKGKPPTGPDDLSPNSRFMHATRDLPIEPGLPYHVIVAQRDPKLPLAQSSDGLVPYPSAHLDGAVSEKVVVSGHSVQETPQAIAELRRILRQDAAEYEGRGKR; encoded by the coding sequence ATGCGTGGTGTAGCGGGCTTGTTGGCGTTGCTGTTGCTGCTGGGCGGCAGCGGCTGTGCCGTGGTCAAGGTCAAGGAGCGCGCCTACGGCGACATCGCGGCCGAGCGCAACCTCGACGCGCTCAGCGGCGGGCGCCTGAGCGTGGCCGCGGCCTCGGCGCTGGGCTCGGCGGGCCTGGAACCGGACGTTTGCGCGCGCGAGCCCGAGCCCTGCATCGAACAGCTGCGCCCCTTGGCCACGGCCGAGGAGTGGCTGGCGACGTCGGCCGAGCTGCAGCTGCTGCGCATGAACGCCTTGCCGGCCACGGTGGGCAAGGCCGCCGAAAGCGCGGCCTTCGCCCCGCGCCGCGCCGCGCCCGAACCGCTGGCGGTGGCCCCCAGCGCCGCCGCGGACGACCCGCGCACGCGCGCTGCGGTCGCCACCGCGCGCTATGCCTATGCCTACCTGTTCGCGACCAAGCGCACGCCCGAGCAGCGCGTGTTCGAGGCGCGCCAGCAGCAGGTGCTGCAGTACTACAACCGCGCGGTGGAGGCCATCGCCCAGGCCGCGTTCACCGCCAGCGCCGGCCAGGCCGAGGAGACGCCGACTCTGCACGTGGGCGGGCTGGTGCTGGGCACGGCCCTGCACGGATTCGAGGCCACCGAGATCCGGCAGGACCCGGTGGCGCTGCTCGCCTCCGACACCCTGGGCTTCGCCAACCTGCGCGCGGTGTACCGCCGCGACGGCTTCGGCACCGATCTGGTCGCGGTGTTTCCGCGGCGCGGCGCGCGCGGCGCCGCGGCAGCGAGCGATGAGGACGCGTCGGCCGATCCCGATCCCGATCCCGATCCCGAAGCCGAAGCCGAGCCGACGCAGGCGACGGCGACGGCGACGGCGAAAGCCGCCTCCCTGTCGGGCGAACGCGCCTCGAACGACGTGCCTTATCGCGACACCCGCTACTTGCCGGTCACCGTGACTTTGCGTTTCGACGGCGAGGGCCTGGACGGTATGCTCGCCAGCACGCGCGCACGGCTGGACGTGTATAACCCCTTCCGTATCGACCAAGAGACGATCGCCGGGCGCCAGGTGCCGCTGTCGGCCAACTACTCGGCCGCCTACGGCGTGTGGCTGGCGCGCTCGGAGCTGGCGCGGCTGAGCCTGACCAGCCTGCTGCGGCCCAAGCAGGCGCGCGCCTTCCATCCGCGCGTCTACCTCAACCAGCCCTACGATCCGGACAAGCGCGTGATCGTGCTGATCCACGGCCTGGCCAGCAGCCCGGAGGCCTGGGTCAACCTGGCCAACGAACTGCTGGGCGACGAGACCCTGCGCCGCCGCTACCAGCTGTGGCAGGTGTTCTACCCGACCAACATCGACATGCTGTCCAACCGCGCGGCCATCGCCGCGGCGCTGCAGCAGACCTTCGCCCACTACGACCCGCAGGGCGACGACGTCGCCAGCCGCAACGCGGTGCTGGTGGGCCACAGCATGGGCGGTGTGATCGGGCGGTTGCTGGTCAGCGACAGCGGCGAGCATGTGCTGGATGCATTCCTGGACGGCCTGGACCCGGCGCTGGTCGCGCGCGTGCGCAAGGACCCGACCCTGCGTTCGTTGACCACGTTCCGTCCGATGCCGCAGTTCGGCCGCGCGGTGTTCATGGCCGCACCGCAACGCGGCGCCGTGGTCACCGACGGTTGGCCGCTGCGCCTGGTGCGCAAGCTGATCCGGCTGCCGCTGGACGTGCTGCGCGACACCGCCGCGCTGATCCAGCGTTACCAGGTCAGCGACGACGACCTCAAGCGCCTGGGCCTGCACAAGGGCAAGCCGCCGACCGGGCCGGACGATCTGAGCCCGAACTCGCGCTTCATGCACGCCACCCGCGACCTGCCGATCGAACCGGGGCTGCCGTACCACGTGATCGTGGCCCAACGCGATCCGAAGCTGCCGCTGGCGCAGTCCAGCGATGGTTTGGTGCCGTACCCCAGCGCGCACCTGGACGGCGCGGTGTCGGAGAAGGTCGTGGTCTCCGGGCACAGCGTGCAGGAGACACCGCAGGCGATCGCGGAGTTGCGGCGGATCCTGCGCCAGGATGCGGCGGAGTATGAGGGGCGCGGGAAGCGGTGA
- the groL gene encoding chaperonin GroEL (60 kDa chaperone family; promotes refolding of misfolded polypeptides especially under stressful conditions; forms two stacked rings of heptamers to form a barrel-shaped 14mer; ends can be capped by GroES; misfolded proteins enter the barrel where they are refolded when GroES binds), which translates to MAAKEIRFGEDARAKMVRGVNVLANAVKATLGPKGRNVVLEKSFGAPTITKDGVSVAKEIELADKFENMGAQMVKEVASKTSDNAGDGTTTATVLAQALIREGMKAVAAGMNPMDLKRGIDKAVTEAVGELKKLSKPSSTSKEIAQVGAISANSDHNIGDLIAQAMDKVGKEGVITVEDGSGLENELDVVEGMQFDRGYLSPYFINNQQSMQAELDDPFILLHDKKISNVRDLLPVLEGVAKAGKPLLIVAEEVEGEALATLVVNTIRGIVKVCAVKAPGFGDRRKAMLEDMAVLTGGTVISEEVGLQLEKATIKDLGRAKKIQVSKENTTIIDGAGDTAGIEARIKQIKAQIEETSSDYDREKLQERVAKLAGGVAVIKVGAATEVEMKEKKARVEDALHATRAAVEEGIVPGGGVALLRAKAAIGGLKGANEDQNHGIAIALRAMEAPLREIVTNAGEEPSVILNKVIEGKGAYGYNAATGEYVDMIEAGILDPTKVTRTALQNAASIAGLMITTEAMVAELPKKDEPAMPGGGGMGGMGGMDF; encoded by the coding sequence ATGGCTGCCAAGGAAATCCGTTTCGGTGAGGACGCGCGCGCGAAGATGGTGCGCGGCGTCAACGTGCTCGCCAATGCCGTCAAGGCCACCCTGGGCCCGAAGGGCCGCAACGTCGTGCTCGAGAAGAGCTTCGGCGCGCCGACGATCACCAAGGACGGCGTGTCCGTCGCCAAGGAGATCGAACTGGCCGACAAGTTCGAGAACATGGGCGCGCAGATGGTCAAGGAAGTCGCTTCCAAGACCTCCGACAACGCCGGCGACGGCACCACCACCGCCACCGTGCTGGCGCAGGCGCTGATCCGCGAGGGCATGAAGGCGGTCGCCGCCGGCATGAACCCGATGGACCTCAAGCGCGGCATCGACAAGGCCGTGACCGAGGCCGTGGGCGAGCTGAAGAAGCTGTCCAAGCCCTCGTCCACCTCCAAGGAAATCGCCCAGGTCGGCGCGATCTCCGCCAACTCCGACCACAACATCGGCGACCTGATCGCTCAGGCGATGGACAAGGTCGGCAAGGAAGGCGTGATCACCGTCGAAGACGGCTCGGGCCTGGAGAACGAGCTGGACGTGGTCGAGGGCATGCAGTTCGACCGCGGCTACCTGTCGCCGTACTTCATCAACAACCAGCAGTCGATGCAGGCCGAGCTGGACGATCCGTTCATCCTGCTGCACGACAAGAAGATCTCCAACGTGCGCGACCTGCTGCCGGTGCTGGAAGGCGTCGCCAAGGCCGGTAAGCCGCTGCTGATCGTGGCCGAGGAAGTCGAGGGCGAAGCCCTGGCGACCCTGGTGGTCAACACCATCCGCGGCATCGTCAAGGTCTGCGCCGTCAAGGCGCCGGGCTTCGGCGACCGTCGCAAGGCGATGCTGGAAGACATGGCCGTGCTGACCGGCGGCACCGTGATCTCCGAGGAAGTGGGCCTGCAGCTGGAGAAGGCCACGATCAAGGATCTGGGCCGCGCCAAGAAGATCCAGGTCTCCAAGGAGAACACCACCATCATCGACGGCGCTGGCGACACCGCCGGCATCGAAGCGCGCATCAAGCAGATCAAGGCGCAGATCGAGGAGACCTCCTCGGACTACGACCGCGAGAAGCTGCAGGAGCGCGTGGCCAAGCTGGCCGGCGGCGTGGCCGTCATCAAGGTCGGCGCCGCCACCGAAGTCGAGATGAAGGAAAAGAAGGCTCGCGTCGAAGACGCGCTGCACGCCACCCGCGCTGCCGTGGAAGAGGGCATCGTCCCGGGCGGCGGCGTCGCGCTGCTGCGCGCCAAGGCCGCCATCGGCGGGCTGAAGGGCGCCAACGAAGACCAGAACCACGGCATCGCCATCGCCCTGCGCGCGATGGAAGCGCCGCTGCGCGAGATCGTGACCAATGCCGGCGAAGAGCCGTCGGTCATCCTCAACAAGGTCATCGAAGGCAAGGGCGCCTACGGCTACAACGCCGCCACCGGCGAGTACGTCGACATGATCGAGGCCGGCATCCTGGATCCGACCAAGGTCACCCGCACCGCGCTGCAGAACGCGGCCTCCATCGCCGGTCTGATGATCACGACCGAAGCCATGGTCGCCGAGCTGCCGAAGAAGGACGAGCCGGCGATGCCGGGCGGCGGCGGCATGGGCGGCATGGGCGGCATGGATTTCTGA
- the groES gene encoding co-chaperone GroES, whose translation MNIKPLYDRVVIKRMEEEKVSAGGIVIPDSATEKPIKGEVVAVGEGKVFDNGNLRAPKVKAGDKVLFGKYSGTEVKLDGTEYLVVKEDDIFAVIG comes from the coding sequence ATGAACATCAAGCCGCTCTACGACCGCGTGGTCATCAAGCGCATGGAAGAAGAAAAGGTCTCCGCTGGCGGGATCGTGATCCCGGATTCGGCCACCGAAAAGCCGATCAAGGGCGAAGTCGTCGCGGTCGGCGAAGGCAAGGTGTTCGACAACGGCAACCTGCGCGCGCCCAAGGTCAAGGCCGGCGACAAGGTGCTGTTCGGCAAGTACAGCGGCACCGAGGTGAAGCTGGACGGCACCGAATACCTGGTCGTCAAAGAAGACGACATCTTCGCCGTCATCGGCTGA
- a CDS encoding helix-turn-helix domain-containing protein yields MTPQQRIRLARRHAGMSQAALGAAVGVQRSAVGHWESAQGKFPSVAHLREVALVTGVQFEWLATGRGKMNLSADTEMDSVAAAEALLVDDPLELRLIVAFRDTPTKSKAPLVEIAEQLAELRTGRPRANAAKGPRVVL; encoded by the coding sequence ATGACACCACAACAACGGATCAGATTGGCCCGCCGCCACGCCGGCATGTCGCAAGCGGCCCTGGGCGCCGCCGTAGGCGTGCAGCGTAGCGCGGTGGGGCACTGGGAAAGTGCACAAGGCAAGTTCCCCAGCGTGGCGCATTTGCGCGAAGTCGCGCTGGTCACCGGCGTGCAGTTCGAATGGCTGGCCACCGGCCGCGGCAAGATGAATCTCTCGGCCGACACCGAAATGGATTCGGTGGCCGCGGCCGAGGCGCTGCTGGTCGACGACCCGCTGGAGCTGCGCCTGATCGTGGCCTTCCGCGACACGCCCACCAAGTCCAAGGCGCCGCTGGTGGAAATCGCCGAACAACTGGCGGAACTGCGCACTGGCCGGCCGCGCGCCAACGCCGCCAAGGGCCCGCGCGTGGTGCTGTAA
- a CDS encoding endonuclease, translated as MSSSLRRSALYLLLAAALPTAAPAAVFINEFHYDDATSSGDVGEKIEVVATAGETLSNYRIYLYNGATPSAAVTYDNDLLPAGSVVACGGSVRIAVLSYPTNGIQNGSNDGFALVDGSGNVVQFLSYEGAITASGGPASGMTSTNLPVSETGSTPAGTSLRLSGTGSSYANFSWQPSATQSFGACNAGQTFSTPNPAPTVTSTTPANGSNTFPAAGDLQVSFSEAVTLGSGALTLSCASSGAVALTYPSSGTSFTASTGTALVAGEACTYTVVASQVTDSGGAHPAANTVVNFNVASGGGGGGYYAHVNTSSASQLRCSLHETIKGHTVYPYSGGTTNTWTILEIADEDPNNAGRILDAYRNRSYLKVTDRAGSGSGLKYNREHTWPNSLGFGSATGNLGLPHGPYTDTHMLYLTDATWNADRGNKPYADCTLASGCGERITEANAGYGGGSGVYPGNSNWVKTPDGNAGSFQVWNHMKGNMARAVMYMAIRYEGGTHPVTGQSEPDLELTDNRSQIVITSSSPAYMGLLSTLLAWHTQDPPDAAELARNEVIFSFQGNRNPFIDHPEWASSALFTSAKPANCTLIP; from the coding sequence ATGTCGTCGTCTTTGCGCCGTTCCGCGCTGTACCTGCTGCTCGCCGCCGCGCTGCCCACCGCCGCACCGGCCGCCGTCTTCATCAACGAATTCCACTACGACGACGCCACCTCCAGCGGCGACGTCGGCGAGAAGATCGAGGTCGTCGCCACCGCCGGCGAAACCCTCAGCAACTACCGCATCTACCTGTACAACGGCGCCACGCCTTCGGCCGCCGTCACCTACGACAACGACCTGCTGCCCGCCGGCAGCGTGGTGGCCTGCGGCGGCAGCGTGCGCATCGCCGTGCTCAGCTACCCCACCAACGGCATCCAGAACGGCAGCAACGACGGCTTCGCCCTGGTCGACGGCAGCGGCAACGTGGTCCAGTTCCTGAGCTACGAAGGCGCGATCACCGCCTCCGGCGGCCCGGCCTCGGGCATGACCAGCACCAATCTGCCGGTGTCCGAAACCGGCTCCACGCCGGCCGGCACCTCGCTGCGCCTGTCCGGCACCGGCAGCAGCTACGCCAACTTCAGCTGGCAGCCCTCGGCCACGCAGAGCTTCGGTGCCTGCAACGCCGGCCAGACCTTCTCCACGCCGAACCCGGCGCCCACCGTGACCTCGACCACGCCGGCCAACGGCAGCAACACCTTCCCGGCCGCGGGCGACCTGCAGGTGAGCTTCAGCGAAGCGGTGACCCTGGGCAGCGGCGCGCTGACCCTGAGCTGCGCCAGCTCGGGCGCGGTCGCGCTGACCTATCCGTCCAGCGGCACCAGCTTCACCGCCTCCACCGGCACCGCACTGGTCGCCGGCGAGGCCTGCACCTACACCGTGGTCGCCAGCCAGGTCACCGACAGCGGCGGCGCGCATCCGGCGGCCAACACCGTGGTCAACTTCAACGTCGCCAGCGGCGGCGGTGGCGGCGGCTACTACGCCCACGTCAACACCAGCAGCGCCAGCCAGCTGCGCTGCTCGCTGCACGAGACCATCAAGGGCCACACGGTCTATCCCTACAGCGGCGGCACCACCAACACCTGGACCATCCTGGAAATCGCCGACGAGGATCCGAACAACGCCGGCCGCATCCTCGATGCCTACCGCAACCGCAGCTACCTCAAGGTCACCGACCGCGCGGGCAGCGGCAGCGGCCTGAAGTACAACCGCGAGCACACCTGGCCGAACTCGCTGGGCTTCGGCAGCGCCACCGGCAACCTGGGTCTGCCGCACGGGCCCTACACCGACACCCACATGCTGTACCTGACCGACGCCACCTGGAACGCCGACCGCGGCAACAAGCCTTACGCGGACTGCACCCTGGCCAGCGGCTGCGGCGAGCGCATCACCGAGGCCAACGCCGGCTACGGCGGCGGCAGCGGCGTGTACCCGGGCAATTCCAACTGGGTCAAGACGCCCGACGGCAACGCCGGCTCGTTCCAGGTCTGGAACCACATGAAGGGCAACATGGCGCGCGCGGTGATGTACATGGCGATCCGCTACGAAGGCGGCACCCATCCCGTCACCGGCCAGAGCGAGCCGGACCTGGAGCTGACCGACAACCGCAGCCAGATCGTGATCACCTCGTCCTCGCCGGCCTACATGGGCCTGCTCAGCACCCTGCTGGCCTGGCACACCCAGGACCCGCCGGATGCCGCCGAGCTGGCGCGCAACGAAGTGATCTTCAGCTTCCAGGGCAACCGCAATCCCTTCATCGATCACCCGGAATGGGCGAGCTCGGCGCTGTTCACCTCGGCCAAACCGGCCAACTGCACGCTGATCCCGTAA
- the cutA gene encoding divalent-cation tolerance protein CutA: MPAPSPVRLVFSTCPDPASADAIAQALVGERLAACVSRWPGLRSSYRWQGAVESADEVQLLIKTTADRLDALLARLVELHPYELPEAIAVEAHGGLPRYLDWVAEQTRDDD, from the coding sequence ATGCCCGCCCCCTCGCCCGTGCGCCTGGTGTTCAGCACCTGCCCCGACCCAGCCAGCGCCGACGCGATCGCGCAGGCGCTGGTGGGCGAGCGCCTGGCCGCCTGCGTGAGCCGCTGGCCCGGGCTGCGCTCCAGCTACCGCTGGCAAGGCGCGGTGGAAAGCGCGGACGAAGTGCAGTTGCTGATCAAGACCACCGCCGACCGGCTCGACGCCCTGCTGGCGCGGCTGGTCGAACTGCATCCGTATGAACTGCCGGAGGCGATCGCGGTCGAAGCCCACGGCGGCCTGCCCCGGTACTTGGACTGGGTGGCCGAACAGACCCGAGACGATGACTGA